The bacterium genome window below encodes:
- a CDS encoding YggS family pyridoxal phosphate-dependent enzyme produces MGIKENLNEIFRKLPGGVELIAATKSRSVDEILEAIECGIKIIGENYVQEAEEKFKVIGKKVKWHMIGHLQKNKVKKAIEIFDMIETLDNFSLAKEIDKHAKRKEIIYPVLLEINSGREIQKSGVLPEDIEKVVEEISTLENVRIKGLMTMGPLVEKPEDMRQYFRLTKELFDKLKEKCFPNVEMKYLSMGMTDTWEIAIQEGANMVRIGTGIFGPRK; encoded by the coding sequence ATGGGAATTAAAGAAAACTTAAATGAAATTTTTAGAAAATTACCTGGCGGTGTTGAACTTATTGCTGCAACAAAATCAAGAAGTGTTGATGAAATACTTGAGGCAATAGAGTGTGGAATAAAAATAATAGGAGAAAATTATGTTCAGGAAGCAGAAGAAAAGTTTAAAGTTATAGGGAAAAAAGTTAAATGGCATATGATAGGGCATTTACAAAAAAACAAAGTAAAAAAAGCAATTGAGATATTTGATATGATTGAAACACTTGACAATTTTTCTCTTGCAAAAGAAATAGATAAACACGCAAAAAGAAAAGAAATAATTTATCCAGTTTTGTTGGAAATAAATAGTGGAAGAGAAATACAAAAAAGTGGTGTCTTACCAGAAGATATTGAAAAAGTTGTTGAAGAAATCTCTACTCTTGAAAATGTAAGAATAAAAGGATTGATGACTATGGGACCACTTGTTGAAAAACCAGAAGATATGAGACAGTATTTCAGGTTGACAAAAGAGTTATTTGATAAATTAAAAGAAAAGTGTTTCCCAAATGTAGAAATGAAGTATTTATCAATGGGAATGACAGATACATGGGAAATAGCAATCCAAGAAGGAGCAAATATGGTAAGAATTGGGACTGGGATTTTTGGTCCAAGGAAATAA
- a CDS encoding site-specific DNA-methyltransferase: MDERYKILYNKGMIEKLINKVVCMDCVEGMKLLPDKSIDLVVTSPPYDNIRNYHGFKLDLHSVGMEIYRVLKEGGIAVMVIQDQTKNYSKTLTSFKTIIDWCENIGFKLFECLIYKKYGAEGAWWNKRFRVDHEYMPVFLKGEKPQYFNKAPLKIPSKWGGVTMTGGATRLTNGKTLKSRQIKINKMKCRGTIWEYLTCGDGDKLKHQHPATFPDKLPVDFIECFCPENGIVLDPFMGSGTTAIASIKLGRKFIGFEISKEYCELAEKRIEMYSIPLFIEK, encoded by the coding sequence GTGGATGAAAGATACAAAATTTTATATAATAAAGGTATGATAGAAAAACTTATAAATAAAGTTGTATGTATGGATTGTGTAGAAGGAATGAAATTGCTTCCAGATAAAAGTATTGACCTTGTAGTTACTTCTCCACCTTACGATAATATAAGGAATTATCACGGATTTAAATTAGACCTTCATAGTGTTGGAATGGAGATTTACAGAGTTCTTAAAGAAGGGGGTATTGCTGTAATGGTAATTCAAGACCAGACAAAAAATTATAGTAAAACACTTACTTCTTTTAAAACAATTATTGACTGGTGTGAAAATATTGGTTTTAAGTTATTTGAATGTTTAATATACAAAAAATATGGTGCAGAAGGAGCGTGGTGGAACAAAAGATTTAGAGTTGACCACGAATATATGCCTGTTTTTTTAAAAGGGGAGAAACCACAATATTTTAATAAAGCGCCATTAAAAATTCCATCTAAATGGGGTGGAGTTACTATGACAGGAGGAGCAACACGACTGACAAATGGAAAAACACTTAAATCAAGACAAATAAAAATAAATAAAATGAAGTGTAGAGGAACTATCTGGGAATATTTAACCTGTGGAGATGGCGATAAATTAAAACATCAACATCCAGCAACTTTTCCTGATAAATTACCTGTTGATTTTATAGAATGTTTTTGTCCTGAAAATGGCATTGTGTTAGACCCATTTATGGGTAGTGGAACAACAGCAATAGCATCAATAAAGTTAGGTAGGAAATTTATTGGATTTGAAATTTCAAAGGAATATTGTGAATTAGCCGAAAAAAGAATAGAAATGTATTCTATTCCTTTATTTATTGAAAAATAA